Sequence from the Nitrosopumilus maritimus SCM1 genome:
ATTCCACGTCCAAACACTTCCATTACTTCTTGAGGAATACATTGATCAGGGCAAAGTAAAACTAGTTTTTAGAGACTTTCCAATACAAAGCATTCATCCAAATGCACTTCCTGCATCAGTAGCAGCAGAATGTGCAAATGAACAAGGACAATTCAAAGCAATGCATGACATGTTATTTGATAATCAAGGTCAATGGAGTAATCAAGAAACAGTTGATGCATTATCTATGTTTAGCCAATATGCAACTCAGATACAACTAGATCAAGAAACATTTGATTCTTGTCTTACCAGTGGAAAGTATATTGAAGAAATACGAAAAGATCTTGATGATGGTAGAAGTTACGATGTAACAGGAACTCCAGGATTTTTTGTAGGAAATGATGAGATAGGTTACGTCGAACTAAAAGGTGCGCAGCCATTTGAAAGTTTCAAGAAAGTTATTGATGCACAATTAGAGGCATAAAAAATAACAAGCGTTTATTAGACCTAAACTGTGACTTTACGCATCGGAATAATGACGTCTGGCAATGAGCTTTTCGTCATTGCTAAAGAGAAGAAAACAAAATGACAAAATTTCAAGAATTAGGATTAAAAGAAGACATACTGAAAGGATTAAACGATCTTGGGTTTGAAGAAGCATTTCCAATTCAAGAAGCAGTAATTCCCGTATTACTTACAGGAAGAGATGTTGTAGGGCAAGCACATACAGGCTCTGGTAA
This genomic interval carries:
- a CDS encoding DsbA family protein, with the translated sequence MSFDDNEINQNEHTQNKSKSNGLIIGLIVAVGVAAFFAGMYFSNANSDQISQEDLDDAIAKLELKMLQNRLPTNQPSEPVKISADDDPIIGNPDAPITIIEFSDFQCPFCARFHVQTLPLLLEEYIDQGKVKLVFRDFPIQSIHPNALPASVAAECANEQGQFKAMHDMLFDNQGQWSNQETVDALSMFSQYATQIQLDQETFDSCLTSGKYIEEIRKDLDDGRSYDVTGTPGFFVGNDEIGYVELKGAQPFESFKKVIDAQLEA